GCTTGATTTTGGCGATCATATCGATCAAGGCGACATCTTCGGCTCCAAAGCTCGAAGCTAGCGAAATCTTTTCATAGTTACCGAGCGCCCATGTGAGTACTTCTTGAGGGGTTTTGCCCTTGAGTTGAGCGGCGGCGCTGTCAATGTCTGTTTGTAAGGTCATTAGTTACTTAGTGAATGCGCTAACTTAAAAAATATTAGAACTTACGCAAAACGCTTTGAAAGTCTCATTTCACGGTAAAGGCAATTCATAAATTGCCTTTACATTTAGTCCTTTAGCGTAAGCCCTAACCATAATTTTACTATAGTGGTTTTCATTTTACCTAAGGCAAAATGAAAACCGCAAATCCTTGCTGTAGTTTAAATAAATACCATTGGCTTATTCTTAAATGGCGCAAAAGCTTCCGCATCAAATCGGTAGAGACTGGCGGGACGACCTGCTCCCCTTGATGTTTTGATACCAGTATCGCTGAGGAATCCTAGCTTGAGTAAGCGAGTGCGAAAATTAGAATAGTCAGAAAAATTCTCGCCAAGCACAGTTGTATAGAGTTGATAGAGATCGCTGAGCGTAAAAGCCTCTGGCAAAACATCAAAGGCAACAGGACTATATTCAAGCTTGTTACGAAGGCGGCGATGTCCGTATTCGAGAATGCGATTGTGATCGAAGGCGAGTTCGGGAACCTGCTTGACAGGATACCACGCAATACCACTGACTCCATCAGCAATTAGTTCCGCTTGAGAGAATGGAACTAAAGCAAAATAACTAACGGATAGATAACGCACTGCATAGCTATCAGGATCTTCACGAGGATCGCGTCCAATGTCGCCAAAGGTGAAAAGTTGTTCGAGATAAAGATTTTTGGCGCGAATTTTTTCGGAGAGGATTCGATAGGCTGATTCTTCGAGGGATTCGCCTTGACGCACGAGAGTCCCCGGTAAGCACCAGCGATCGCGGTATGGTTCATGTTGGCGCATCACCAGTAGCACCAATAGACGATTCTG
This genomic stretch from Pseudanabaena galeata CCNP1313 harbors:
- a CDS encoding NUDIX hydrolase; the protein is MAEKSRPIAPKPLADFKVGVDNVIFSVDTEQNRLLVLLVMRQHEPYRDRWCLPGTLVRQGESLEESAYRILSEKIRAKNLYLEQLFTFGDIGRDPREDPDSYAVRYLSVSYFALVPFSQAELIADGVSGIAWYPVKQVPELAFDHNRILEYGHRRLRNKLEYSPVAFDVLPEAFTLSDLYQLYTTVLGENFSDYSNFRTRLLKLGFLSDTGIKTSRGAGRPASLYRFDAEAFAPFKNKPMVFI